The genomic interval AGAAATTGAGGGGTTGGAAAATAGGTTCTTATGCTCGAGCTGTCATTCACTTATTTTGTAGTCTCCTATATATTGCCAAGTAGCTCACTTCTTCATGTGGTCAACTTCTAAGCTTCCAAAGTCAAGCTTTTTTAAGGTTTAGCAACAATGCCACAAGTTCGAGGAGCCAAGTAGGACTCAGAACTCAGGACTATCCACTATTTTTAGTCCTAAAAGCTTAAGCACAAGTAATCAAACTTTGCTTTTCCATTTTCCATTCTAAGTGATAGATATAGTCTTCCCCAAAGAAGACACGCCAGCCAGTCATCCAATAGCAAATGATCTATTCTGAAACATGCAAGGAAGTAACATTATACTGACTAAACAAGtgatatttaggaatatatatatttatatatgaatatatatgtgtgtccatatgtataggtacatatgtgtatatacatgcatataaaacaattaatgaaaatgtGCTATGAATCTGAACAAGATTCatatgaaagagaacaagagggGATATATGGGGGTTGGAAGCAGGAAACCATAGGAGAAATTATgtgattataatctcaaaagaaaaaactaataTATACCTCAAATAGTATAAAAGTCATTTTTGCTGAACTTTTCAATATGACCTTTGAAAAAGATTGCTTAAAATGTTCCTGGGACATTTAAAGGATAAGAGAAGTCATCTGGGCATAACTACAGATGAGCCAGAAGTAGTGAGACATTTCtaatcttttcttatttttgctaTAGAATGAAATCTATAGTTTgttaaaaaaccttttaaaaaccaACTCTGTGTATTTCTCACTCCTCTCTAGATCCATGAAAATCTTCATAGATATTCGTTACCTAATTAAATAATATGTTTAAAGCTGAAAAGAATTTATAATGTCCCTTAACAAGACAGCgatacagtgatttttttccaaAGTAAATTTGGACCAGAGCTGGAGTTAAACCACTGACCCTCTGCCAAAAGCACCCTACCCCTATCATATTAGCTTTTATATGGCTGCAGTAACATAGTCTAATTTCCAGAAGCAAAGGAAACTACATTTGACTCTGGGACCAAGCTTCTTCACACATGTCTGCTTGAGTCATTTATCTTCCTGTTCAAAGGCTCCTGGGAAATCTCTGCTCAGAGATAAAAactgtattttccattttttcttctcttatgtcTTAATGGTTCCTCAAGATCCTGAGTAGACAGACAGTCCTGTAGATATCTTTGAAAACTATGTGTGTATCACTTATTCACCATGATCTATGAGACCAGCATACATCATTAAGACTATTTCTGCATCCATCAAGGATAAATGTGCAATGAATTGAATACTTCCTTGCAGAGTACCTTGCACATAGCATAGACAACACAAAAATGtaccttttaaaaactttatttatgtttctttattcACTGATATCCCGGATGCTCCCAATCTCAGCACCACTAATTAAGGAAAGAATGTAATCATGAATCTGTCAGGCATTTCTTCCCAAAATTCTAAAACTTGAGGTCCAAGACTTAGAAAGATGTTGGCCCTGCCCTTTATTCAAAGTCACACTTCaagcctttcttctcctccatgtTCCCTTTGTAATAGCTCAATTCTCTTCGTTTTCCAATTTTGTTCTATGTAGCTCTACAAAGAATTGGACATGACATAGTGGCACTCGCCTTTAGTTCAAGTACTCAAGAGGATTAGAGGATGAGACAGGGGCATTACAAGTACAAGGACAGCGTGGGCTACAAAGCCTCAATGTAGAAGTAGTAAGATGAAAAGCACAAAAGTCGATTCTGGGTGACCAGTCCTGAATCTCAAAGACCCAGTCCTTGAGGGACAAGTGCATGCAGATGCTGAGTACTAAGAGCAGAAGGTCACTGTTAGCACAGTAGGGTGGCCACTGACTTTCTGGGAACCATAGTGCACCAAAAATCTTAGTATTTCCCAAAGTCAAGAAAGGCTTCTTGAAAAGGCATATCCTTATACTATTATCTCACTGACTTAAGTATTAATACCTGGGCTCCAtggttctcctcttcctcctcttcctcctcttcctcctcttcctcctcttcctcctcttcctcctcttcctcttcctcttcctcctcttcctcttcctcctcctcctcctcctcctcctcctcttcctcctcctcctcttcctcctcctcctcttcctcctcttccttcttttcctcttcctccattaTATAGAACTCAAAAAGCATGGCCTGGCCTTATTTATTTGGAAActagggaaggaaggaaacaagagaaTGGTATTTGTTTCTGTCAGAGCACTAGGCACACATACTAGCACTACTGACCTCGTGCCTAAGGCCCTTCTCCTTAAATCACTTTGAATCTATGTGTTTTGTGTGACATAAGCATTCTGGGATTTTGGACAAAGGAACATACGTCTAGGTTTTGCAtgaatttctggaattttccaaaaGGAAAGCTCCCTTAAAGCCAAAATCAAGTCAGCCATATGAGAAGTCTTCTAGCATTCTCTATCCTTTTCCATCATTGAGATAATGAGCATGTTAAAATCACTGATATAAGAGAATACACAATATAATCCTTACAGAGGGATGGCTATAGTATAACATGTAAGTAGTGGTAATAAAACATCTGGGTGAAAATAACCTATATGCATGTAGCTATAAATGTGAATAAACATATCAATAGTTATACATGTGTTTGCAGATGTAAATGCTGCCTATACATCAGGTAAACTTAGAACATGAACATGACATGATGTATGTACGTCTATGTTATAGTGGAGGAGGAATTCCGGGTTATGTTGTGTGACAGGATTAAGACTGTAAGCAAGAAAGTGGAAGTGGTTGTTTCATTAGAGATGTGTGGGAATCAAATTCAGCCTAATGTATAAAGACATGAATGTGTCTCCTGAACAGCAGATATTTGGGGAATTTCTGAGAATATGTGAAGATGTAGAAGTTATTTTTGGCACAATGGCATCTTATACTCTAAAAATTAGTATACCTACTGAATATTTACAATTTATAATTTTTCCAAAAATAGAATCTACTTTAAATCTTGTTGTACAAAatatatgaacatttttttacttttttattattgttctgttttctacattatatcaaattatattaatttacttACATTTCTGCATATTTGATATAtcttatataaattaaaagttaATATTTGCCTTccaaggtgtggtggtttgaatatgcttagcccagggtgtggcactatttggaagtgtggccttgttggattaggtttggccttgttgaaggaagttgTCGCTATGGTTGGTAGACTTTGAAGCTCCATCCAATGCagaagagtcagtcttctcctgacATAAGTTGtgtcctattttgttttttaaaaacccattttgttgttttttgtttaattctGTGCCAATGAAAATTGATGCCCAACTACCTCAATCTCTTACTGTCCCTTCCCCTTACCTCCCAAGTACCCACCCTGATAAATGCTAACTCTGGTGTGTAGAACAttggttttgcctttaaaagcacttgctgcttttgcaaggACCTTgcttttgttcccagcacctatgtggcggctcacaaccctctgtaactccttCCATGGAATGCAAGCAAatgcaaaaacacacatacataaacaaaatacagaaacctctaaaattcttttttaaaaaaccctctGGGGAGAATGTCTCCAGAATTAACAAAATATCTGAATTAAACTGTTTTTAAGGAAATATTTAAGCACTTCCAAGAGTTATTGGTGATTCCAACAACTGCTTCCCTTCTGCAACAATGTCCCTTTTGAATTACTGTTTACATATTTCTCCTGAGTTATACTTATAAAATTCATGAAAAAATGTGACTAACATGGTAGAAACTTGTTTCTCGTGGTTAGCTGCTATTTCTGAAGTATTATAGAATGTCATTCTAAATCGTGAAACTGGGAAATGCTATCCTAGACTGTAGCTGATGatcataaaatatgaagaaaacagtGTGCCCTCATTATTCCCAAACCAATGGTTTCATGAGTGCACAAGCTTTTAATTGTAGACACTGCCTCTCTGTATCTGTTAATTCTGAGTTTCTTATCCTCCAGTAAGCACAGATCTTGAAATTCTCCAAGCAAGATCTGACCCTAGACACATCCTGGGTTCCCCCTGTGATGGCGCTGTTCAATGTCACTCGCCCTGCCTACTTTCTCCTGACTGGTATCCCTGGTCTGGAGAGCCTCCACCCCTGGCTGGCAGGACCCCTTTGTGTGATGTATGCTGTGGCCCTTGGGGCAAATACTGTGATCCTGCAGGCTGTGCGAGTGGAGCCCAGCCTCCACGCTCCCATGTACTACTTCCTGTCCATGTTGTCTTTCAGTGATGTGGCCATGTCCATGGCCACACTGCCCACTGTGCTCAGAACCTTCTGCTTTGATGCCCGCAGCATCGCTTTTGAGTCCTGTCTAGTCCAGATGTTCCTTATTCATTCTTTCTCGATGATGGAGTCAGGGATTCTGCTGGCTATGAGTtttgaccgctatgtggccatatGCGATCCTTTACATTATGCCACTGTTCTCACCAATGAATTCATTGCTGGGATGGGGTTAGCGGTTACTGCTCGAAGCTTTCTCACCCTTTTCCCTCTGCCCTTCCTCATCAAGAGGCTACCTATCTGCAGATCCAATGTTCTTTCCCACTCCTACTGCCTGCACCCAGACATGATGAAGCTTGCCTGTGCTGACATTACCATCAACAGTATCTATGGGCTCTTTGTTCTTGTGTCTACCTTTGGCATGGACCTGCTTTGTATTTTCCTCTCCTATGTGCTCATTCTGCGTTCTGTTATGGCCATTGCTTCTCATGAGGAACGTCTTAAAGCTCTCAACACATGTGTGTCACATATCTTAGCTGTACTTGCATTTTATGTGCCAATGATAGGGGTCTCTACAATCCACCGCTTTGGGAAGCATGCCCCACGATACATACATGTCCTCATGTCCAATGTCTACCTCTTTGTGCCTCCTGTGCTCAACCCTCTCATTTACAGTGCCAAGACAAAGGAGATCCGCCGTGCCATATTCCGCATGTTCCACCGTATCAAACTGTGACTTCCACATCGTTTTTTTAGAATCTAATGACTACACTGCCTATAGGTTCTCACTGATGACATCATCATGATTCGTTTTCAGCATTAGCATTATCAATATCATAAGTATGCAATGGGTATGTAATTAGAGGGCAAGCTATGAGACCAGGAAAATGGAAGCATAagatgtaaaacataaaataagaagaTATGGATCAGTAAGACATTCAGATAACATCTGTGTCATCATGCACATAAAGGTAAATGTTGGAGACAATTGAGAAGTTATGTAATGTTTTACAGTTAACTTCAGCTAGGAGTTGTTTTTATAAAGTAACACATTTTCCTAATGTGACAATTAATTTTACTGAGTCATCAAATGTGCCATGTTGTATTCTTAAATCTTTATATGCATTGACTGAATTAGTGTTTATATTAATGACATGAGGCACAGAGAATGAATTGCACAACATTATATGGATATTTGAGATTTATGTCCTAATGTAGTGCCTGTATGAATAGCATTTCATTGTCTGTATGAAGACCACTTAATTGTCTAATCTGCATTGACTAAAATCACCACTGTTCTCTAGTTTTTTCCTACACTACTGCTCTAAATGATCACAGGTTGCTTTAACTTCAAGGATGATACACTCTGATACACTTTCAGAACTCACTTGAATGAATAAAGATGACTTCAGAAAACTGGCAGCTGCTGACACTGAGAACTTCCTACAACTTTTCTTTCTGCAGCATTTATCTTTTTCCAAAAAGGACAAGGCTCAGATGTCTAACTGTCACAGATATTTAAATCATAGACCTTTCTATAGGGTGGGTGATGGGCCAGAGgccttgtttctctttcctttttcctttgagctgggcagtggtggcacatgcctttaatcccaggacttgggaggcagaggcgggcagatttctgagttcgaaaccagcctggtctacagggtgagttccaggacagccagggctatacagagaaacccagtcttgaaaaacaaaaacaaaagaaaaagaaaagaattttctttgaTATAATTCTATGTTAAAGGATGTCAGAAATTATGTTCTAGGATTGTTAATtagctaaaatataaaaatcctgAATATGCCACATAAAACATTCATGATTTacaattaaacaattaaaaataattctttctgaCCTTCTTTTGCAATGATTTTTTCTTGTGTGTCATTTCTTTGACGGCAGAGCACTGACATACACAGGAGGAGAGGGGGgttgcaatcaggatgtaaagtgaataaattaattaaatacacactacatatgtgtgtatatatatgtgtgtgtgtagatatatatatatataaacatacttaTGTGAATGTGTTATCTTTGTATAGCTATAAgtaaaatacataagaaaaaaggagagagaacacagaagcaggagaGTAGGAGGCTTCTCAAATGGCTTCTGGCTCTGTCcactttttccctttctttctcatccATAAAATACAAGTTGTAATGCTTTTCAAAAACACAGGGAAAAGGCTGGagttttgcttttcttgttttggCTGTTGTGGCTGCTCATAGAGTAATTGTTATAGCCTATAATTGTTATAGGTAGGCTACCCCTGCAACTGTAACCCTAAGCAGATCTAAACCAACCATCactgggttttattgttgttttgttacaATGTTTCCTTTGAACTCAACAGGTTTTCATATTGAAATAACAAAATGCCTTATTATAACAAAATAGgttatttccagaaaaaaaatacttaaaagacaattcctttccttttttaaagttcCCTAGACCTAggtataattttagaaaatgtagTATTGAACAGCATCCAAACTAAGATAAACTGTAAAGCATTCATAGTTTACAGAAAGTATGTGTTCGTGTGGAAGGTCATACGtcttttctgtcttgtcctggagcTCATCCTCCACGGCAAGGGTTGAGCTGAGAAGAACAGAAGCTAGGAGGAGCAATTCCAGTAGCACAGAAGTCTTTATCTCTTGCCTCGTGGTTAAGAACTCCATTACCTTTAAGGGGTAGTCACTGAGTTTGACCATGCCTCAATGAGTATGTGGGCAACATGAACTAGAACTGAATTTTCtgttatcttttgttttctgggatgTCACAAGGGTTAGGGGGTGGACCTGGGAGGATGGAGAAGTGAACATTATTGGGGTGAATTCTCTGAAATTTccaaatgtttaattaaaaacattatgtTAAAAAGACTCATAAGATACCtatgaaaaattaaatctaaTATAGAACATAAGAAACCTGCCAGTTACAGTGTAGGGAGTTCCACAGGAATTCAAGGAAGGAGAGATTCTTTTGAAATAGTCCTCAGAAGAAGATAGCACCCATGCCCCCAGCAGTGCATGGCCAGAAGCTTAATATTTTTAGATACCATGAAGCAGAATCAATGAAGTGATTTGAAATCTGACCAGCTCTTCTCAGACCACAACTTCTTGGCCACAGAGGCAGTTCTGCTGGCCTGGAAATGGTCTTCACCTACCATGGCTTTGTAAAATACACAAAGCAGGGCACAATGAGTTCATCTTCCCAGTTAGGTTACCTATCCCCAAGGGCATTTCCTCATCAAGAGAGAATTTccttggataaagaaaatgtggcagaTTTACACAAAGGAGTATTACTCAGATGTTAAAACAATTCCatcatgaagtttgcaggcaaatggatacacaGGGGGTGCATGGGGTTGGGAACAGGAGAGAGCAAGTGGAGTGGAGGAAGAAATGACTAGAATGGGAAGGAGGGTATTTTGGAGCAAGGTAGAAACTAGTGCAGTGGAAAGTTTATGAAATCTATCAAAGAGTAAACCTAGCTAGcgaagactcctagtaatggaagACACAAGTCCTG from Arvicanthis niloticus isolate mArvNil1 chromosome 1, mArvNil1.pat.X, whole genome shotgun sequence carries:
- the Or51i2 gene encoding olfactory receptor 51I2, whose translation is MALFNVTRPAYFLLTGIPGLESLHPWLAGPLCVMYAVALGANTVILQAVRVEPSLHAPMYYFLSMLSFSDVAMSMATLPTVLRTFCFDARSIAFESCLVQMFLIHSFSMMESGILLAMSFDRYVAICDPLHYATVLTNEFIAGMGLAVTARSFLTLFPLPFLIKRLPICRSNVLSHSYCLHPDMMKLACADITINSIYGLFVLVSTFGMDLLCIFLSYVLILRSVMAIASHEERLKALNTCVSHILAVLAFYVPMIGVSTIHRFGKHAPRYIHVLMSNVYLFVPPVLNPLIYSAKTKEIRRAIFRMFHRIKL